Genomic window (Streptomyces sp. RerS4):
CGGCGAGGCGCTCGGCGGGGGTGTCGGGGGTGAGCGGGACGAAGGCGGCGCCGGACTTGAGCACCGCGAGGAGGGAGACGACCACGTCGGCATCGCGGTCCATCAGCAGGAGGACGTGGCGTTCGGGCGCGGCACCTCGCCGGACGAGTTCGCGGGCGAGGCTGTTGGCGCGGGCGTTGAGCTCGCCGAAGGTGAGGCGGGTGTCGCCGGCGACCAGGGCGGGCGCGTCCGGGTCGACCGCTGCCCGTTCCTCGAACGCCTGGTGGTAGCTCCGGGCGGGAACGGTGAGCTCGGGTCCGCGCCACATCGTGTGGAGCGCGTCCAGGTCGTCGCCGGTGAGCAGGTCGATGTCACCGATGTGCTGGTCGGGGTCGCGCATGACGCTCTTCAGCAGGAGCGTGAGCCGCCGCATCAGCGCCTCGGCGCCCTCGCGTTCGAACAGGTCACTGCTGTATTCGACGAAGCAGGTCAGGCCGGCCGGGCCGCCGTCGGCGTCCTTGCGCTCCATGACGTTGAACGACAGGTCGAACTTGGCGCCGCCCGGGTCCGCCGCCACGACCTCGTAGGTGACGCCGGGCAGGGAGAGCCTCGCCTCGGGGAGGTTCTGGAAGGCGAGCATGACCTGGAACAGGGGGTGCCAGGCGAGGGACCGCGGCGGGTTGAGCGCCGTGATCAGCCGTTCGATCGGCATGTCCTGGTGCGAGAGGCCCTGCAGGTCGGTCCGGCGCACCCGCTTGAGGAGCTCGCGGAACGTGGGGTCTCCGGAGGTGTCCATGCGCAGGACCAGCGGATTGACGAAGTAGCCGACCACGTCGTCGTAGCGGGAGTCCCCGCGTCCCGCGGTGGGGCTGGCGAGGGGGATGTCGGTCCCGGCCCCGGACCGGGTCAGCACGGTCGCGAGCGCCGCCTGTACCACCATGAAGAGGCTGACGCGGCAGGTACGGGCGAGGGCCAGCAGGTCACGATGGAACTCGGCGGGGAATTCCCAGGGGAAGTAGTCGCCCTGGTGGGACATGGCGGCGGGGCGTGGCCGGTCGGCGGGCAGGTCCAGACAGTCCGGCAGCCCGGCCAGCGCGTCCTGCCAGTAGGCGAACTGGCGGCTGATGCCGCTCTCGGGGTCTTCGAGATCGCCGAGGCTCTCGTGCTGGTCGAGCGCGTACGAGGCGAAGTCCGCGGGAAGCGGTGCCCACTCGGGTTCGCGCCCCTCGACGCGCGCCGCGTAGGCCGTGCTCATGTCACGGCCCAGGAGGGCCATCGACCAACCGTCGCCGGCGATGTGGTGTTGGACCATCAACACCAGGTGGTCGTCGGGGCCGAGAACGAACACCCGCAGGCGCAGAGGCGGTTCGGAGGCGAGGTCGAAGCATTCGCGACAGGCCGTGCCGATGAGCTCGGGGAGGTCGTCCTCGGTCGCGTCGGCCACGGTGAAGGGGACCGTGAAGTCACCGGGGGCCAGGACCCGCTGGTAGGGCGTGCCGTCGCGGTCGGGGAAGACGGTGCGCAGCACCGCGTGTCGCTCCATGACGTCGGCCAGGGTGGAGCGAAGGGCCTCGGTGTCGAGGGGTCCCTTCAGGCGCAGCGCCACCGGCATGTTGTAGGAAGCGTCGCCGTCGTGGAGACGGTCGTTGAACCACAGCGCGAGCTGTGCGTAGGACAGCGGGATCTCCCCCGGCACCCTGCTTTCGCCGAGCACTTCTTCGTTCCTCCCCCGTGTGGTGGCCGCCCCGGTGGGAGGCCCCGTTCACTCTTTGCCTGTAGCTGAAGACGCCGGGGTCGGTCCCGGTCCGTCGGTACGTCGGTCTGTGGACGTGCGGTGCGTGCGGCCGGGCGGGTAGCGCCCTGCCGCCGCTCACCTCATCCAGCGGTCCAGTGGTAGGTCACGTCCGGCTCGTTCTCCTCGTTGCGGCTGCCGTCGTTGAACTCCCCGGCGGTGAAGCCGTGGCGCTCGTAGAAGGCGCGGGCCGCCTCGTTGCGCTGGAAGACGTGGAGCGACAGCTCGTGCGGGGAGGCCTCCTTGACCGTGGCGAGGAGGGCCGAGCCGATGCCCTGTCGTCGCGCCTCCGGCCTCAGGTAGAGGTGGTCGAGCACGGTCCCGTCGAGCACCGCGAAGCCGACGACCTCGGACGGCTCCCCGGCCTCGGCCACCCACACCGTGCCGCCGGGCAGTACGACGGCCTCGATCCAGTACCGCGTCTGCTCGTCGCTGTACAGCCGGGGCAGGTACGGCATGGCCGCCGCCCGCGAGGCGAGGAAGACGTCGGTGATGGCGGCGGCGTCCGCCGCCTGCGCCCTGCGCAGCCGCGGATCCCGCAGGGCGGTGGTGTTCTCGGTGCTCTTCGGCTCGGACGACATGTGGGTCGCTCTCTTCTGTCGATTGCGTGCGGGGTCAGAGCTCGTACAGCCGGCTCGCGAAGGAGACGCCGGCCGCGTGGGGGTCCCAGGTGAGGTCGTCGGGGCGCGGTCGGTCCACGGCCGAAGCCGGCAGGCCCGCCTCCTGGGTCATCGCCAACAGACGGACGGGGTGACCCGTGTCGCGGACGGTGAGGGTCACTTCGGTGCCCTCCGCCGGCGGGGCGACGAGCAGGAGCCCCCATTTCCACACGGAACCCGCGTTCGGGCGGTTGGCACCTCCGCCGAGGGTGTCGGTGCCCGCGGGCGCACCGCTCACCTGGGCGCCCACGACCTGGGTCGTCGTGGTGTCTACGTACAGGGCCAGCAGCGTGGGCCGTCCCGCCTCGGGCCGCACGGACAGCCGCAGGGTGCGGTTGCCGCCGTCGCGTGAGTCGGACACCGAGGTCACGACCGGGCAGGAGACGGGGGCGACGGGTGCCGGGCCCGCGAGCAGTCCCCCGGGCGGTGCGGCCAGTGCGGGGGACCACCGCTCCAGGGAGTCCGTGCGCCGGTCACCCGTGTAGTGGGTGACCCACGGGTGCGGGTCGGCGTCCTCGGACACCCAGACGGCCTTCTCGCGGTCGGCGTCCAGAGCGTACATCAGGCTTACGGGGCGCGGGTGTTCGGCGTCGGGGGCGTCGATGGCGGCGTTGACACCCACCAGGGCACCGCCGACCACGGCCAGGGCGGCGCCGCCCGCCACGGCACGACGGACGTGGACGGGGGCGACCCGGCCGGTGAGGGGCAGTGCCACCACCGCGGCGGTCAGCGCGGCCAGGGCGAGCGGACCGGCGGCCGACGCGAGTCCCACCGTCGGGAACAGGAGGGCGACCAGCGGGGCCGTGACCGCGACGGCCGGCAGCGCCGAGGCCGCGAGCGCGGCGGTTCGCCACGGGGAACGCTCGGCCGTGCGGGCCGCGAGCGCGACACCGGCCGCCCCGCCCAGGGCCGTCCAGGTGAACACGTACGCGGCGCCCGGCAGCAGCACGGCCATGACCACGGCGAGCAGCGCCGCCCACGCCGCCGTTCCGGCGGCCGCTTCCACCGCTCCGGCCCGCTTGCCGACCCATACGATCCACAGCCAGACGACGGCGGCGGTGAGCAGCAGCAGGCCCGCGACGGCGGGACCCGTGCGGTACGGATCGCCCAGGTGGAAGAGGGCGTAGGTGGGCCGGACGATGAGCAGGGCCTGCCAGGCCGCCCAGCCGAGCGCGGCGGCGGTCAGGAGCGTCAGGGGGAAGGTCGAGGCAGCGCGTGCGACCGCGCGCAGGCTCAGGGCTCGACGGCGGCGGGCGTACCAGACGGCCGCCGCCGACGCGAGGGTCGCGATCAACGCCAGGGGCAGGACCGCGCCCTCCGGATAGTGGACCAGCACCGGGCCGAGGTTGAACCACGTGGCCTCGGAGGCCTTCTCGACCCGTGCCAGGTCGGTGGACGACAGGGCACGGGTGGCCGAGATGGCGGTGTTGCCCAGGTCCTGGAGACTGCCGAGGTCGACGTGGTCCAGATCGTCCTCGGGACCGTGGTAGCGGGCACTGCCACCGATGACCGCGAAGTTCAGCCCGGTCGCACCGGACTGTCGGAACTGGGTGAAGTCGGTGGTATTCGGCAGCAGCCGGTAGATCTCGTCGGAGAGGGACGTGGCGACGGGCGGTGCGTCGCCCAGGGCCGCCACCAGGGCCGAGCTGTGGGGGCCGGTCTCGAACATGACGGCCCGTCCGCTCGTGCCGCGCGCTTCCAGATTGATGACGACATCGGGACCGCCACGGGTCCGCGCGAGCTCCCGGGCCGCCGCACGGGCGCCGAGCTGAGCCGTCTCCTCCATGTCGGTGAAGAGCAGGACCACGTCGTTGCGCGGAGGAGCTCCTTCGCGGAGGGCGCGGGCGATCTCCAGCAGGGAGCCCACGCCCAGGCCGTCGTCGGAGGCGCCGGGGCCGGTGGCCACCGAGTCGGTGTGCGCGACGAGGAGCACCCGGCCGGTCGAGGAGCGGCCGGGGATCGTGGCGGTGACGTTGTGCACACGACCCGCCAGGTGCGAACCGCCCTCTCCCGGCAGCACTTCGGTCGACTCGTGCAGCTGCGGCGAAAGCCCGAGGCGGCTCAGCTCCCCGGTCACGTAGGACCGGACGGCCTCGGCCTGGGAGGTACCGGACGGATGCGGGGAACGCGCGATGGAGCCGATGTGCTCGACGGCACGCGCCGCGGAAAAGCCCGAAAGCGCGCTCTTCTCCGGCTTCGGCTCCGGAGGAACCCGTACCAACAATGCGCAGCCGAGCGCGACGAAACACAGCAGAACACCGGAAAGCGCGGACAGCCGCGACCTCATGCTCATCCCCCCGTTTGGACGAACAGCCCTCGTGGGGGGCTTGATCTTCGGCAACTTAACAGCGGTTCACAGCAGAAAACAAGGACTTCACAATTCACTGAGCGTGCGCTTGTATGGGTTGATGCAGCCGGGATGACGCATCCGCGCTCCGAGCCGCACAGCACTTTCAAGTTGGGGGGAATCGGGGGTGACCATCCCTGTCGTCCGTTTTCGGAATGTCGTGAAGACCTACGGGTCGACGAATGCCGTGAACGGGTTGGATCTGGACGTTCCCCAAGGGAAGTTCATCGGGCTACTGGGCCCGAACGGCGCGGGCAAATCGACCACCATGCGCCTCATCACCGGGCAGAGCCGGTCGACCAGCGGAACGGTGGAGGTCCTCGGGTACGAGATGCCGAAGGACTCCCGAAGGGTCCGCTCGCTACTCGGCGTAGTGCCCCAGGAGAGCGACCTCGACATCGAATTGACGGTTCGTCAAAACCTTGAGGTGTTCGCGCGCTTCAGCACCATGCCCGCCGGCCGCTACGCGGAGGCGGTGGACCGGGCGCTCTCCGCCGTGCGCCTCGCCGACCGGGGCGACAGCCGGGTGGAGGCGCTGTCGGGCGGGATGCGGCGCAGGCTTCTGCTCGCCCGGGGCATTCTCACCACTCCGCGCCTGCTGCTGCTCGACGAGCCCACGGTCGGCCTCGACCCGCAGATCCGCCAGGACCTGTGGGACGTCATGGAGATGCTGCGGGCCTCCGGCACGACGGTTCTGATGTCGACGCACTACATCGAAGAGGCCGAGCGCCTCGCCGACGAGGTCGTCGTGGTGTTCGGCGGCCGTCGGATCGCCCAGGGCACCCCACAGGAGTTGCTGCGGGCCCACGCCGGGGAGCAGGCCGCCGAGTACCGCGGCGACGCGTCCCGCCGCACCGCCGTCGAGGAGTACGTCGCCCGCGCGGGCCTGACGAGCCGCCGCACCGGACTGTCCGTGTCGGTCCTGCGGGCCGAGACCATGCCGGGCGAGCTGCGAGAGGCGCTGGGCCCCCCGGACGTGCTGCGCCCCACCACACTTGAGGACGTGTTCGTCGCGCTGACCGGCGAGCTCTTCGTCTGATCCCGCGGCACCCCGCCGTACCCACATCAGAAGGGACCCCCTCCATGACGAGGGCCGCACCGGCACGCCCGGCGGAGACACCGACGAACGCCTTCGAGGACGAGGGAGGGGCCGCGACGCCCACGCTGCTGCCCACGATGCGGGCGGTGTGGCTGCGCGAACTGCTGCTCTTCCGGCGTTACTGGCCCGCCATCACCTTCGGCTCGCTCATCGAACCCCTGGTGTACATGGCCGGCTTCGGCCTGGGCTTCAGCGCCCTGGTGGACTCGGCCGAAGGCCGGCCCTATCCCCAGTTCGTGGGCGTGGGCATGGTCGTGACGTCCCTTCTGTTCGCCTCCGCTTTCGCCGGCATGTTCGAGACCTACAACCGGCGCTGCTACCAGCACTTGTACGATGCGGTGCTCAGCCGGCCGGTGGACGTCTGGGAACTCGTCACCGCCGAGGCGTCCTGGATCGCCGTCAAATCGTCCGTCTACAGCTCGGTGCCCCTGCTGGTCACCCTCGCCATCGGTCTCCCCGCGAGCCCCACCCTGCTGCTGGTGCCGATCATCACGCTGGTGTCGGCGTCGGCCTTCGCCCTGTGCGGAATGTGGGTGTCCACGCTGGTGCCGGCGATCGACTGGCTGCGGCTGGTCGTCTCGGGTGTGCTGACGCCGCTCGTCATGGCCGCCGGTGTCTTCTTCCCCCTGGACGGCCTGCCCGGCTGGATCCAGACCGTCGCCGGTGTCAACCCCATCTACCACTGCATGCAGCTGGTACGGCACGCGGCCTTCGGCGTGCTGGACGCGGGCGACTGGCTGCACGCCCTGGTGCTCGTCGCCTTCACCGCGCTCGCCTGGTTCCTGGCGGTGCGGGGCATGAGCCGCCGACTGCTCGACTGACCCCGACAGCCCGCCGCCCGCTGACCGCCGACCGCCGACCGTCCGATCGACCGACCGACCGAGGAGCCACGATGACCACCAACCCTTTCGAGAGCCCGGACCGTTCCTACCTCGTGCTGCGCAATGAGCGGGCCGAGCACTCCATTTGGCCGATGGGCATCGACGTGCCCGCCGGCTGGGACGTGGTGCACGACGAGGACTCCCGGGACGCCTGCCTCGCCTACATCGAGACGCAAGCCGCCTGAGGCGCCACACCCGTGCGAGCCGGCGGCGGCGCGGCCACGCCGACCGCGCCGCATCTCCGCGTCCGCGTGCGGGATGCGTGTATCGCGGACGTATCGAAAACCGCATACGCCACCGCAACGGCCCTCCGGGTCCCATGGGGGCATGAACGACACCTCATCCCCGCCGGCACCGGCCCGCCGCGTGCGCGGGATCGTGCTCCTCGGCTTGGTGGTCGTCGGCGTGGCCGGCGCCCTGTTCGTCCTGCGCCGGCCGCTCATGATGTCCGCTCCGAGGTGTATGGCCGGGCGGTGGCACGGCTGCTTCGACACGTTCAACGGTGTGGTGCTCATGACGTTGGTCGCGCTGCCCGTGGCCGGGCTGGTGGTGTGGGCTCTGGCGCGCCGTCGGCGGGCCGCCGGGGTCGCATCGGCGTGGCCGATGTCGCTGGCCGAGGTGGGCATGGTCCACGGGACGGTGCCGTTCCTGTGGCTGACCATGATGCCGGGCGGCGCGCCCGGCGTCGCCCCCGCCCGGGTGAGCCTCGTACCGCTGCGGGACCTGGTCACGATGGGGCCGCTGGGGATCGGCGGCAACCTGCTGGTCTTCGCGGCGCTGGGGTTCTTCGCCCCGATGCGGTGGGCGGCCCTGGCGTCCCTGCCGCGGGTTCTGGCACTCGGCGCGGGCTGCTCGATCCTGATCGAGACCGCGCAGTACGCGCTTCGGCTGGACCGGGTGTCCTCGGTGGACGACGTACTGGTCAACGCCACCGGCGCCGTGCTGGCCGGGCTGGCGTCGCGCCGCTGGTGGCGCACGAAGGCGCAGGCCCCGTCGGACCGGCCCCGCCCCACACCGGTGCCCGCGTCGGCGTCGGCGTCGGCTGCGTAGGCTTCCGGCATGCGCGTACTGATCGTGGAGGACGAGCCCTACCTGGCGGAAGCCGTCCGTGACGGTCTGCGGCTGGAGGCGATCGCCGCCGACATCGCGGGCGACGGCGACTCCGCCCTGGAACTGCTCGGCGTCCACTCCTACGACCTCGCGATCCTCGACCGCGACATCCCGGGCCCCTCCGGCGACGAGGTCGCCCGCCGGATCGTCGCCTCCGGCAGCGGCATCCCCATCCTGATGCTCACCGCCGCCGACCGGATCGACGACAAGGCCTCGGGGTTCGGGCTCGGCGCCGACGACTACCTCACCAAACCGTTCGAGCTGCGGGAACTCGTCCTGCGGCTGAGGGCGCTCGACCGCAGACGCGCGTACGCCCGGCCGCCCGTCCGCGAGATCGCGGGCCTACGGCTCGACCCCTTCCGCCGGGAGGTCTTCCGCGACGGGCGCTACGTCGCGCTCACCCGCAAACAGTTCGCCGTCCTGGAGGTCCTCGTCGCCGTCGAGGGCGGGGTCGTCAGCGCCGAAGAGCTGCTGGAACGGGCCTGGGACGAGAACGCCGACCCGCTCACCAACGCCGTACGCATCACCGTGTCCGCACTGCGCAAACGGCTCGGCGAACCGTGGATCATCGCCACGGTGCCGGGCGTCGGCTACCGCATCGAGACCGGCCCCACCGCGCGTGCGTAGACGCCCGGGGCTCAGCGCGCGACTGAAACTCACCCTCAGCTACGCCGGATTCCTCGCCCTCGCCGGCGCCCTCCTGCTGGCCGTCGTGTGGGTGTTCCTGCTGCGCTACGTGCCCGACAACTCGCAGGGCCTGCTCGGGATCTCGCCCAATCGCTACCTCCTCGTACGCACCTTCCTGCCCGCCGCGGCCGTGGCGATGGCCTTCCTGCTCGCGTTCGGCCTCGTCGGGGGATGGGTCCTCGCCGGCCGGATGCTGGCGCCCCTCACACACATCACGGACGCGGCGCGGATGGCCGGGAGCGGGTCGCTGTCCCACCGGATCCGCATGGAGGGCCGCCAGGACGAATTCCGTGAACTCTCCGACGCCTTCGACTCGATGCTCGAACAACTGGAGTCGCACGTCGCCGAGCAGCAGAGGTTCGCCGCGAACGCCTCCCACGAACTGCGCACGCCGCTCGCGATCTCGCGCACGCTCCTCGACGTCGCCCGCAAGGACCCCACGCGCGACCGGGACGAACTCATCGAGCGCCTGTACGTCGTCAATACGCGGGCGATCGACCTCACCGAGGCCCTCCTGCTGCTCAGCCGCGGCGAGCGCGGGACCTTCCGACGCGAGGGCGTCGACCTCTCCCTCCTCGCCGAAGAAGCCGCCGAAACGCTGCTCCCCCTCGCCGAACAGCGCCGGATCACGCTCGACGTCACCGGCGGACCGGCCCCGACCAGCGGCTCCCCGGAGCTCCTGCTGCGGATGGTGACGAACCTCGTCCAGAACGCCGTCGTCCACAACCTCCCCGCCGACGGCACCGTGACGGTCCGCACCGGATCGGACGGCGACACGAGCGTGCTGCGGGTCGAGAACACGGGCCGCCCGCTCCCGCCGGAACGGGTACCCACCCTCACCGAACCCTTCCAGCGCGGAACGGAACGCGTCCGCACCGACGAGCACGCCGGCGCCGGCCTCGGCCTGGCCATCGTGCACAGCATCGTCCGCGCCCACGACGGAACCCTCGACCTCGCCCCCCGCCCCACCGGCGGCCTCCTCGTCACGGTCCGACTCCCTGTCGGGCGGTAGCGGTCAGGTCAGGTCAGGTCAGAGACGCAGAGCCCGGGGGGTGCGGAGGGCGCCGCCCTTGAGGACGTTGCCCCAGCGCCGGAGTTCGGTGCGCATGGGTTCGGAAATTCCTCTGGCTGCCCCATCATGCAGGCGAACCGGTTGCGCTCCCGCGACGTGCCTCGTCGTACCGCGCGCGGGCGTCGTCGACGGCGGCGACCCGGCGTTCGGACCAGCGGGCCAGTGCCCAGACCTGGCGGGCGGCCTCCGCGCCGAGGGGGGTGAGGCTGTAGTCGACGCGGGGCGGGATCACGGGCTGGGCGTCGCGGTGGACGAAGCCGTCGCGCTCCAGGGTCTGGAGCGTCTGCGCGAGCATCTTCTCGCTGACGCCCCCGATGTGCCGGCGCAGCTCGCTGAAGCGGTACGTGCGCTCGAGCAGGGCGGCCAGGACGAGGACACCCCAACGGCTCGTCACGTGCTCCAGGACGAGACGCGAGGGACACATCCGCTGGTTCACGTCGGGCACCTGGTTACTTACTCCCATGCCAGTACCTTACTTCAAAGTGGGTACTTTCTTCTGGTTAGCGCTCACCGTAGCGTGAGAGCCGGTGAGCGCACCGCCCACCGGCCCCCACGCAAAAGGAAGAGCACCATGAGCATCGTCGTCACCGGAGCCACCGGCCACCTCGGTCGTCTCGTCATCGACGCCGTCCTCTCCACCCACCCCGCCGATTCCGTCGCCGCCGTCATCCGCGACAAGGAAAAGGCCGCCGACCTCGCCGAGCGCGGTGTCGAGCTGCGGATCGCCGACTACAACCACCCCGAGACCCTCGCCGGCGCCTTCGAGCGCGGTGACCGGGTGCTCCTCATCTCCGGCAGCGAGGTCGGGCAGCGCGTCGCCCAACACACCGCCGTCATCGACGCCGCCAAGGCCGCGGGCGTCGCCCAGCTCGCGTACACCGGCGTCCTGGGCGGCGACGAGGCCGACTTCGACCTGGCCGCCGAGCACAAGGTCACCGAGCGACTGATCCTCGACTCCGGGCTGCCGTACACCTTCCTCCGCAACGGCTGGTACACCGAGAACTACACCGCCAACCTCGCCCCGGTCCTCGCCCACGGCACCGTCGTCGCCAGCGCCGGCGACGGCCGCATCGCCTCCGCCACCCGCGCCGACTACGCCGCCGCCGCGGCCGCCGTCCTGACCGGCCCCGCCGAGGAGCACCTCAACAAGACGTACGAGCTGAGCGGCGACACCGCCTGGTCCCTCGCCGAGTACGCGGCCGAGGTCGCCGCCCAGACTCGTCGGGAGATCACGTACAGCAACGTCCCCGCCGAGGAGCACCTCGCGATCCTCACGGGCGCCGGCGTCCCCGGCCCCTTCGCCGAGATCCTCGTCGACGTCGACCGCGCCGTCGAGCGCGGCGCGCTCGCCCGCCGCACCGGCGACCTCTCCCGCCTGATCGGCCGCCCGACCACCCCCCTCACCACGACCATCGCGGAGGCGATCGCCGTTTCCTGAGCCGGTAGCGCTTCGCCGTCGGCGGGGCGGGGCTTCGACGAACTTGTTGTGGTTGATCGGGTGGCTGTTCAACCCAGTCCGGGTGCCGATACAGCCACGGTCAGCCGGGCAAGCGTAGAGGTAGGAGCCCGTGGCGGACACGGTGGTACCGAGCGCCTGAGTGATCCTGGCGTGCGCCTCGTTGGGCTGCCCCTCGATCGGCAGCGTCGACTCGTGGTCGACGACGAGTCTGACCTTGACGCCCTTGGCGTGCGCCGCTACCAGGGCTTCGGCCACCCGCACGTCGGTGATGAGGTAGACGGCCCCACTGATCTCCGAGCCCACCTCCGCACGCTGGATCAGGTCGATGAGCTCGTTCCTGATGGCGTCGCGCCGGGAAGCCTCCGTCGACATCGGGTCGTTGAAGACCGTCTTCGCCTGGGCGGGCACCGAGTACTGCGGGTCGCGCAGCAGGCCGTCGCGGCTGTTCGGGGGACCTGCGCAGCACCCTGGCACTTCTCCCACCCGGCGCGGGCATCCATCGACGAAACGAAGGAGGGAAACGATGCCGCTCTATCTGTCGAGGTTCAGCTA
Coding sequences:
- a CDS encoding GNAT family N-acetyltransferase → MSSEPKSTENTTALRDPRLRRAQAADAAAITDVFLASRAAAMPYLPRLYSDEQTRYWIEAVVLPGGTVWVAEAGEPSEVVGFAVLDGTVLDHLYLRPEARRQGIGSALLATVKEASPHELSLHVFQRNEAARAFYERHGFTAGEFNDGSRNEENEPDVTYHWTAG
- a CDS encoding M20/M25/M40 family metallo-hydrolase translates to MSMRSRLSALSGVLLCFVALGCALLVRVPPEPKPEKSALSGFSAARAVEHIGSIARSPHPSGTSQAEAVRSYVTGELSRLGLSPQLHESTEVLPGEGGSHLAGRVHNVTATIPGRSSTGRVLLVAHTDSVATGPGASDDGLGVGSLLEIARALREGAPPRNDVVLLFTDMEETAQLGARAAARELARTRGGPDVVINLEARGTSGRAVMFETGPHSSALVAALGDAPPVATSLSDEIYRLLPNTTDFTQFRQSGATGLNFAVIGGSARYHGPEDDLDHVDLGSLQDLGNTAISATRALSSTDLARVEKASEATWFNLGPVLVHYPEGAVLPLALIATLASAAAVWYARRRRALSLRAVARAASTFPLTLLTAAALGWAAWQALLIVRPTYALFHLGDPYRTGPAVAGLLLLTAAVVWLWIVWVGKRAGAVEAAAGTAAWAALLAVVMAVLLPGAAYVFTWTALGGAAGVALAARTAERSPWRTAALAASALPAVAVTAPLVALLFPTVGLASAAGPLALAALTAAVVALPLTGRVAPVHVRRAVAGGAALAVVGGALVGVNAAIDAPDAEHPRPVSLMYALDADREKAVWVSEDADPHPWVTHYTGDRRTDSLERWSPALAAPPGGLLAGPAPVAPVSCPVVTSVSDSRDGGNRTLRLSVRPEAGRPTLLALYVDTTTTQVVGAQVSGAPAGTDTLGGGANRPNAGSVWKWGLLLVAPPAEGTEVTLTVRDTGHPVRLLAMTQEAGLPASAVDRPRPDDLTWDPHAAGVSFASRLYEL
- a CDS encoding ABC transporter ATP-binding protein; this translates as MTIPVVRFRNVVKTYGSTNAVNGLDLDVPQGKFIGLLGPNGAGKSTTMRLITGQSRSTSGTVEVLGYEMPKDSRRVRSLLGVVPQESDLDIELTVRQNLEVFARFSTMPAGRYAEAVDRALSAVRLADRGDSRVEALSGGMRRRLLLARGILTTPRLLLLDEPTVGLDPQIRQDLWDVMEMLRASGTTVLMSTHYIEEAERLADEVVVVFGGRRIAQGTPQELLRAHAGEQAAEYRGDASRRTAVEEYVARAGLTSRRTGLSVSVLRAETMPGELREALGPPDVLRPTTLEDVFVALTGELFV
- a CDS encoding ABC transporter permease: MTRAAPARPAETPTNAFEDEGGAATPTLLPTMRAVWLRELLLFRRYWPAITFGSLIEPLVYMAGFGLGFSALVDSAEGRPYPQFVGVGMVVTSLLFASAFAGMFETYNRRCYQHLYDAVLSRPVDVWELVTAEASWIAVKSSVYSSVPLLVTLAIGLPASPTLLLVPIITLVSASAFALCGMWVSTLVPAIDWLRLVVSGVLTPLVMAAGVFFPLDGLPGWIQTVAGVNPIYHCMQLVRHAAFGVLDAGDWLHALVLVAFTALAWFLAVRGMSRRLLD
- a CDS encoding MbtH family protein, with amino-acid sequence MTTNPFESPDRSYLVLRNERAEHSIWPMGIDVPAGWDVVHDEDSRDACLAYIETQAA
- a CDS encoding VanZ family protein — protein: MNDTSSPPAPARRVRGIVLLGLVVVGVAGALFVLRRPLMMSAPRCMAGRWHGCFDTFNGVVLMTLVALPVAGLVVWALARRRRAAGVASAWPMSLAEVGMVHGTVPFLWLTMMPGGAPGVAPARVSLVPLRDLVTMGPLGIGGNLLVFAALGFFAPMRWAALASLPRVLALGAGCSILIETAQYALRLDRVSSVDDVLVNATGAVLAGLASRRWWRTKAQAPSDRPRPTPVPASASASAA
- a CDS encoding response regulator transcription factor produces the protein MRVLIVEDEPYLAEAVRDGLRLEAIAADIAGDGDSALELLGVHSYDLAILDRDIPGPSGDEVARRIVASGSGIPILMLTAADRIDDKASGFGLGADDYLTKPFELRELVLRLRALDRRRAYARPPVREIAGLRLDPFRREVFRDGRYVALTRKQFAVLEVLVAVEGGVVSAEELLERAWDENADPLTNAVRITVSALRKRLGEPWIIATVPGVGYRIETGPTARA
- a CDS encoding HAMP domain-containing sensor histidine kinase, which gives rise to MRRRPGLSARLKLTLSYAGFLALAGALLLAVVWVFLLRYVPDNSQGLLGISPNRYLLVRTFLPAAAVAMAFLLAFGLVGGWVLAGRMLAPLTHITDAARMAGSGSLSHRIRMEGRQDEFRELSDAFDSMLEQLESHVAEQQRFAANASHELRTPLAISRTLLDVARKDPTRDRDELIERLYVVNTRAIDLTEALLLLSRGERGTFRREGVDLSLLAEEAAETLLPLAEQRRITLDVTGGPAPTSGSPELLLRMVTNLVQNAVVHNLPADGTVTVRTGSDGDTSVLRVENTGRPLPPERVPTLTEPFQRGTERVRTDEHAGAGLGLAIVHSIVRAHDGTLDLAPRPTGGLLVTVRLPVGR
- a CDS encoding helix-turn-helix domain-containing protein; protein product: MGVSNQVPDVNQRMCPSRLVLEHVTSRWGVLVLAALLERTYRFSELRRHIGGVSEKMLAQTLQTLERDGFVHRDAQPVIPPRVDYSLTPLGAEAARQVWALARWSERRVAAVDDARARYDEARRGSATGSPA
- a CDS encoding SDR family oxidoreductase — encoded protein: MSIVVTGATGHLGRLVIDAVLSTHPADSVAAVIRDKEKAADLAERGVELRIADYNHPETLAGAFERGDRVLLISGSEVGQRVAQHTAVIDAAKAAGVAQLAYTGVLGGDEADFDLAAEHKVTERLILDSGLPYTFLRNGWYTENYTANLAPVLAHGTVVASAGDGRIASATRADYAAAAAAVLTGPAEEHLNKTYELSGDTAWSLAEYAAEVAAQTRREITYSNVPAEEHLAILTGAGVPGPFAEILVDVDRAVERGALARRTGDLSRLIGRPTTPLTTTIAEAIAVS